One window from the genome of Paenibacillus azoreducens encodes:
- a CDS encoding dihydrolipoamide acetyltransferase family protein, producing MSENQKLTDVVMPQLAESLVSATIAKWLKQPGDKVEQYEPICEVITDKVNAEIPSTMDGIMAEHLAAEGQTIGVGEIICRMTVAGQAQAEAAGVKETQAAAPSASSVNAGDSSMRNRYSPAVQTLAAQHGVDLSTIQGTGMGGRITRKDVLAYVEKGGADNQAQTEAGQAAKEAESPFKGLAHANPAVTKEQYIPLSPSPERNSGLHMSELPKIPSIEVESTGGERETLIDVTPLRNAIATNMRQSVSEIPHAWTMVEVDVTNLVLLRNKLKDEFKRREGYNLTYLAFFLKAVVNAIKDYPIMNSVWAVNKIIVKRDINISLAVGTEDSVMTPVIQRADQKNIAGLAREIEELATKTRQGKLKLEDMQGGTFTVNNTGSFGSILSYPIINYPQAAILTFESIVKRPVVINDMIAVRSMANICLSLDHRILDGVICGRFLQRVKENIEAYTLDTKVY from the coding sequence ATGTCAGAAAATCAAAAGTTAACCGATGTGGTGATGCCGCAGCTGGCCGAATCGCTGGTTTCGGCTACAATTGCCAAATGGCTGAAGCAGCCCGGAGACAAGGTCGAGCAGTATGAGCCGATTTGTGAGGTAATAACCGATAAAGTGAATGCCGAAATTCCTTCGACCATGGACGGGATAATGGCTGAGCACTTAGCGGCTGAAGGCCAGACGATCGGTGTCGGGGAAATTATTTGCCGCATGACGGTAGCGGGTCAGGCGCAAGCGGAGGCAGCAGGAGTCAAAGAAACGCAAGCGGCTGCGCCAAGCGCCTCTTCCGTAAACGCCGGGGACAGTTCGATGAGAAACCGTTACTCGCCTGCGGTTCAAACGCTGGCTGCCCAGCATGGCGTTGATCTGAGCACTATTCAGGGTACGGGAATGGGCGGACGGATTACCCGCAAGGATGTTCTAGCCTATGTGGAAAAGGGCGGTGCGGACAATCAAGCGCAAACCGAAGCAGGACAAGCCGCCAAAGAAGCGGAATCTCCATTCAAAGGTTTGGCGCATGCCAATCCGGCGGTTACGAAGGAGCAATATATTCCGCTGTCTCCGTCGCCGGAAAGAAACTCGGGCCTTCATATGTCGGAGCTGCCTAAAATTCCGTCCATTGAAGTGGAAAGCACCGGCGGAGAGCGCGAAACTCTGATCGATGTAACGCCGCTGCGCAACGCGATTGCAACCAATATGCGTCAGAGCGTATCCGAAATTCCGCATGCTTGGACGATGGTCGAAGTGGATGTTACCAATCTTGTGCTGCTGCGCAATAAACTTAAGGATGAATTCAAACGGAGAGAAGGGTATAATTTAACGTATCTGGCATTCTTCCTGAAGGCTGTCGTGAATGCGATCAAAGATTACCCGATTATGAACTCCGTGTGGGCAGTGAATAAAATTATCGTCAAACGCGATATCAACATTTCGCTGGCCGTCGGTACGGAAGATTCAGTGATGACTCCGGTCATTCAAAGGGCGGATCAGAAAAATATTGCGGGATTGGCCCGCGAGATCGAAGAACTCGCCACCAAAACTCGCCAGGGCAAGTTGAAGCTGGAGGATATGCAAGGGGGAACCTTCACGGTGAACAACACTGGATCTTTTGGTTCCATTTTGTCTTACCCGATCATCAACTATCCGCAGGCCGCCATCTTGACGTTCGAATCCATCGTCAAACGTCCGGTCGTGATCAACGACATGATCGCGGTCCGCTCGATGGCCAATATTTGTTTGTCCCTGGATCACCGGATTTTGGACGGAGTGATCTGCGGCCGATTCCTGCAGCGGGTTAAGGAAAATATCGAAGCCTATACGCTTGATACCAAAGTGTATTAA
- the lipB gene encoding lipoyl(octanoyl) transferase LipB, with the protein MNKTLHVSYTPMMGYDAAWDLQKSIVKSIDLGEQQDTLLLLQHPPTYTIGSQRHPEHLLLSKEELEEKGIGLFEIDRGGDITYHGPGQLVGYPLLLLEGAGLDLHAYLRNLEQVIINFLWHYGIEAGRKPEYTGVWVGDLKICAIGVKFNKCRSRRAFVTSHGFAFNIKDGIEEQGFKGIIPCGIQEYGVTSLEKCTGRNFSVEQVAEEIMPFFAKVFSYEIAADSAIDAAR; encoded by the coding sequence ATGAACAAAACACTTCATGTTTCCTACACGCCGATGATGGGTTATGATGCAGCTTGGGATTTGCAAAAATCAATCGTAAAAAGCATTGACCTTGGAGAGCAGCAGGATACCCTGCTGCTTTTGCAGCATCCGCCAACCTATACTATCGGTTCGCAAAGACATCCGGAGCATCTGCTTCTAAGCAAGGAGGAACTTGAGGAGAAGGGGATCGGCTTATTCGAAATCGACCGAGGCGGGGATATTACATATCATGGTCCCGGCCAGCTTGTCGGGTATCCGCTGCTTCTACTTGAGGGGGCAGGTCTGGATTTGCATGCCTACTTGCGTAATCTGGAACAGGTTATCATTAATTTTTTGTGGCATTATGGCATCGAAGCGGGACGCAAACCGGAGTATACGGGCGTTTGGGTCGGCGATTTGAAGATATGCGCCATCGGCGTCAAATTCAATAAATGCCGCAGCCGCCGCGCTTTTGTCACCAGTCATGGCTTTGCTTTCAACATAAAGGACGGGATTGAAGAGCAGGGCTTTAAGGGGATTATTCCTTGCGGAATTCAGGAATACGGCGTAACTTCGCTCGAGAAATGCACGGGAAGAAACTTTTCGGTGGAGCAGGTAGCCGAGGAGATTATGCCGTTTTTCGCAAAAGTATTTTCGTATGAAATTGCGGCAGATTCTGCAATTGATGCGGCCCGCTGA
- the prli42 gene encoding stressosome-associated protein Prli42, with protein sequence MQNKKWFRVFVYLMLIAMFGSIIFGVVESVIAR encoded by the coding sequence ATGCAAAACAAGAAATGGTTCCGCGTATTTGTTTACTTGATGCTTATCGCCATGTTCGGCTCCATTATTTTCGGAGTCGTGGAATCCGTGATCGCCCGCTGA